One region of Glycine max cultivar Williams 82 chromosome 9, Glycine_max_v4.0, whole genome shotgun sequence genomic DNA includes:
- the LOC100814792 gene encoding Probable proteasome inhibitor-like produces the protein MASEKLVLAVIRAARPTFRNQNDKIAFAVHSSFLTSGYVLTATGPQALSDNAFSDPSNDEVSVDHWNELNDEYAFVYANPEKGSEKVLVKCLVMNDKLLVHAFTQGSSEPLSLEIDVGDYAGEDGVSNYSQQFKNLDKLVKKIDGDILSKLDGSAKASSSSRSSETSNRTRQEIPDPVAGFGEPGGPPTQFIFPSVPIGSGSDLVPGPAAGVFPSRGGHGIGGSMLVGPNDPRWFGGVGGIGGDPAFPGGLPGVPPGARFDPYGPPGVPGFEPNRFARNPRRPGYDTHPDWQHFRRDADSDYI, from the exons ATGGCGAGTGAAAAGTTGGTGCTGGCAGTGATCAGGGCCGCGAGGCCAACCTTCCGCAACCAAAACGACAAAATCGCATTTGCCGTTCACTCCTCCTTCCTCACCTCCGGCTATGTCCTCACCGCTACAGGTCCCCAGGCCCTCTCCGACAATGCGTTTTCTGACCCATCCAATG ACGAGGTATCCGTTGATCATTGGAACGAGCTGAACGATGAGTACGCGTTCGTTTACGCGAATCCAGAAAAGGGTTCGGAGAAAGTGCTTGTCAAGTGCCTCGTGATGAACGACAAATTGCTCGTTCATGCTTTTACTCAAGGATCTTCGGAGCCTTTGAGCCTTGAGATTGA TGTTGGGGATTATGCTGGAGAGGATGGAGTCAGCAATTATTCTCAGCAGTTCAAGAATTTGGATAAGCTTGTGAAGAAAATAGATGGGGATATCTTGTCTAAATTAGATGGTTCTGCTAAAGCCAGCTCATCAAGTAGAAG CTCAGAAACAAGTAACAGAACTAGACAAGAGATACCTGATCCTGTTGCTGGATTTGGTGAACCTGGTGGTCCTCCAACGCA ATTTATTTTCCCTTCAGTTCCCATTGGTTCTGGTAGTGATCTTGTTCCTGGGCCTGCTGCTGGAGTGTTTCCTTCAAG GGGTGGTCATGGCATTGGTGGAAGCATGCTTGTAG GGCCTAATGACCCCCGTTGGTTTGGTGGTGTTGGTGGTATTGGTGGAGATCCTGCTTTTCCTGGAGGATTGCC GGGTGTTCCTCCCGGTGCGCGATTTGATCCATATGGACCTCCCGGTGTTCCTGGTTTTGAACCCAACAGATTTGCAAG GAATCCTAGGAGGCCAGGATATGACACTCATCCAGATTGGCAACATTTTCGGAGAGATGCTGATTCAGACTACATATAG